In Populus trichocarpa isolate Nisqually-1 chromosome 12, P.trichocarpa_v4.1, whole genome shotgun sequence, a genomic segment contains:
- the LOC7486760 gene encoding uncharacterized protein LOC7486760, with translation MASSSSQERSKQLHNFSLPCLRWGNQRLLRCVKVSDDIINSNDDNQHQQGFQSKPINLVSYKNYKPNPIQVNNAAAKRLKLPSSSPFVVEEEKGGGNIDESPRPWNLRTRRAACKAPLRIEEQPSRRNVVVSPRGYLEIDSPKKYYESLMVKRQQSFEMKEKVKFSVSLSKREIEEDFLEMVRIRPPRRPKKRPRIVQKNLDSIFPGLWLAEITPDSYKVQEVPES, from the exons ATGGCTTCCTCATCATCTCAAGAGAGATCAAAGCAACTGCACAACTTTTCTTTGCCTTGTTTGAGATGGGGCAATCAGAGACTCCTTAGATGTGTCAAAGTCAGTGATGACATTATCAATAGCAATGATGATAATCAACACCAGCAAGGATTTCAATCAAAACCCATCAATTTGGTTTCTTACAAGAATTATAAACCAAACCCGATTCAAGTCAACAATGCTGCTGCCAAAAGATTGAagcttccttcttcttctccttttgttGTTGAGGAAGAGAAAGGAGGAGGAAATATTGATGAATCTCCAAGACCCTGGAATTTGAGGACTAGAAGGGCAGCTTGTAAGGCTCCACTAAGAATCGAAGAGCAGCCGTCAAGGAGAAATGTTGTTGTTTCTCCAAGGGGGTATTTAGAGATTGATTCACCAAAGAAATATTATGAGAGTTTGATGGTGAAGAGGCAGCAGAGTTTCGAGATGAAGGAGAAAGTCAAGTTTTCGGTTTCTTTATCAAAGAGAGAGATTGAAGAGGATTTTCTTGAGATGGTTAGAATTAGGCCACCAAGGAGGCCTAAGAAGAGGCCTCGAATCGTACAGAAGAATTTGGAT TCAATTTTCCCTGGGTTGTGGCTAGCTGAAATTACACCAGATTCATACAAGGTTCAAGAAGTGCCTGAATCATGA